The stretch of DNA GTGAGGGACTTGAAGCCGGGTGACATGGTCACAAGCGAGGAGATGTTCTGGTGTGGGGAGTGCGACGCCTGCAGGGGTATAGACTTCAACCATTGTGTTAGGCTGAACGATCCTGCCGACCTCGAGTTCGGAGAACTGGGCTTTACCCACGATGGCGCAATGGCCGACTACGTGGTCGTGAAAGCCAAGTACGCGTGGAAAATAAACTCGCTACTGGAGAGATACGGCAGCGAAGACAAGGCCTTCGAGGCCGGGAGCCTGGTCGAGCCCACCTCGGTCGCCTACCACGCTATGTTTACTAGAGCTGGGGGCTTTAAGCCTGGGAGCTATGTCGTCGTCTGGGGGGCTGGACCAATAGGCCTCGCAGCCATTGCCCTCGCGAAGGCTGCGGGTGCCGGCAAGATAATCTCCTTCGAGGTCAGTCCTGTCAGGCGGGAACTAGCCAAAAAAGTGGGAGCCGACTACGTGTTTAACCCAGTTGACTTGGAAAAGAACGGTGTGCAGCCTTGGGAGAAAATACTCGAAATTACAGACGGCCAGGGAGCCGACTTCCACGTGGAGGCGGCAGGCTCTCCTCAGCACACCCTTCCGCAAATTCAGAGGAGCATAGCCATAGATGGGAAGATAACGTGGATCGGGAGGGCGCCTAAGGAGGTTCCAATATACATCGAGGTTTTCCAGGTCAGGAGAGGCCAGCTATTCGGAAGCCAGGGCCACTCAGGTTTCAGAAACTTCGGAAACGTAATCCGACTGATGGCCGCAGGCAGGATTGATATGACGCAGATCATAACTTCGAGGTTCAAGCTCGACGAGGTTCACAAGGCCTTCGAGCGGGCGCACCAGAGGATAGACGGAAAAATTACGTTAAAGCCATAAAGGTTTAATATGACACGGTCATATAATGGTGGTTGAAATGGTCGAATACGAGTCTCGTTTCGCGCGCCCCGTGTACAACAAGTTTGGTGAGAAAATTTACCTCGATCAGATGACGATGGCTGAACTACTAGAGAGGGTGAAGAAGAACGACATAGTGTTCGTGCCCTGCGGATCGGTCGAGTCGCACGGACTAGCACAAGCAACGGGTGAAGACACCCTAATAGGGACGTACATCGCGGAGAGGGTGGCGTTTGAGACAGGTGTAACTGTCGCCCCACCGATCTTCTATGGTAGCCACCCAAGCCACCACTACGGGATGCCCGGGACGATCCCGATTAAAAAGGAAGCGTACATCGACTACGTTACAAGCGTGGTCAAGTGGCTGAGCAATGCAGGCTTCAAGAAGATCATTCTGTTCAACAGCCACGGCCAGGAGTACGTGCTCCCCATAGTCAAGGACAAGGCCATTATCGAGGAAGGAGTTAAGGCGCTCATTCTCGTAACAAGCTGGTGGGCCTGGGTTAGGGATATCCTAAAGCAGGGGACAGAGTTAAAACCAGGCGTAATCCTGGAAACACCGTTCATCCACGCAGACGAGCTCGAAGCCAGCGTGCTCTGGTATGTTGCCCCCAAGCTGATAGATCCGAGTAAGCTCAAAGAGTCGGATGCCGAGAAGATGGTCGGTGTTATCCC from Infirmifilum sp. NZ encodes:
- the iolM gene encoding scyllo-inosose 3-dehydrogenase, producing MKEDMTTMRAALVYADFSPRPGYKITPDELRTHKVREGNKVWKNPKLVLRTDYPVPEPKPDEILIRVKAVGICGSDIHFLETDEEGYIIYPGLTKFPVVIGHEFSGVVEKVGANVRDLKPGDMVTSEEMFWCGECDACRGIDFNHCVRLNDPADLEFGELGFTHDGAMADYVVVKAKYAWKINSLLERYGSEDKAFEAGSLVEPTSVAYHAMFTRAGGFKPGSYVVVWGAGPIGLAAIALAKAAGAGKIISFEVSPVRRELAKKVGADYVFNPVDLEKNGVQPWEKILEITDGQGADFHVEAAGSPQHTLPQIQRSIAIDGKITWIGRAPKEVPIYIEVFQVRRGQLFGSQGHSGFRNFGNVIRLMAAGRIDMTQIITSRFKLDEVHKAFERAHQRIDGKITLKP
- the iolN gene encoding 3-dehydro-scyllo-inosose hydrolase, with translation MVEYESRFARPVYNKFGEKIYLDQMTMAELLERVKKNDIVFVPCGSVESHGLAQATGEDTLIGTYIAERVAFETGVTVAPPIFYGSHPSHHYGMPGTIPIKKEAYIDYVTSVVKWLSNAGFKKIILFNSHGQEYVLPIVKDKAIIEEGVKALILVTSWWAWVRDILKQGTELKPGVILETPFIHADELEASVLWYVAPKLIDPSKLKESDAEKMVGVIPDKWADKAGNVYGRPFGWYDISAYMEIHHYPKGSVGYPSKASREKGEVVVETAIQRIVEFVEWLHKTYPPGVVPQVWPNPGDFKY